The genomic DNA GCCAAGGGCGGCGCGGCCGGCGAGGTGCCCCGGCGCAGCCTCGCCGTACTCGCCGCGATCGCCACCCTGGTCATGCTGGTGCTCTCGGTCGCTCCGGTGGGCGTCGACTCGCTGATGTCGGCGGCGTCCGTCCTGTTCGTCACGGTGTACGTGGCCGGTCTAGCCGCGGCGGTGCGGTTGCTGCGACGGATGAGCGCGGCCTGGTGCGGCGCCGTGATCGGGTTGATCGCGCTGGTCGGTTCGCTCACCTTCTTCCGCTACTTCCTCCTCCTCCCGGTGCTGTTGGTCGCCCTCGCCGAGATGTTCCGACTGATTCAACGGAGTCGTGCAGTCGAAAGGACAACGCCATGAACACCCGGCCTCTGAAAGTAGCCGTACTCGGTTGCGGAGTAGTCGGCACGAAGGTCGTACGGCTGCTGCACGACAGGCGTTCCGCGCTGGCCGACCGCATGGGCGCGCCCGTCGAGATCGCCGGCGTCGCGGTGCGCGACCTCCAGCGGCCCAGGGACCTCGGCATCGATCCGGCGCTCCTCACCAACGACCCTCTGGAGCTGGTCAAACGCGATGGCATCGATATCGTCGTCGAACTGCTCGGGGGCATCGAGCCGGCCCGCTCGCTGATGGTGACGGCGATGGAGCGCGGCGCCTCGGTGGTGAGTGCTAACAAGGCAGTGGTGGCCGAGCACGGGCCCGTCCTCCACGAGATCGCCGCGCGCCACGGCGTCGACCTGCTCTACGAGGCGTCGGTGGCCGCGGCGATACCCCTGCTGCGTCCGCTGCGCGACTCGCTCGGCGGTGACGACGTCACCCGTGTCGTCGGCATCGTCAACGGAACCACCAACTACGTCCTGGACCGCATGACGGAGACCGGGAGCGGCCTGGACGCGGCGCTGCGCGAGGCCATCGAGCGGGGGTACGCCGAGGCCGACCCCACCGCCGACGTGGAGGGAACCGACGCTGCGGCCAAAGCCGTGATCCTGGGCTCGCTCGCGTTCCACTCCTGGATGTCCCCGACGGACGTGTACCGCGAGGGCATCACCGGGGTGACGGCGGAGGACGTGGCCGACGCCCGGGCCTGCGACTGCGTCGTCAAGTTGGTCGCCGTGCTGGAGCGGACGGCCGCGCAGGACGAGTTCCTGGTCCGGGTCCAGCCCATGATGGTGCCTCGTACCCACCCGCTCGCCGAGGTGAAGGGCGCGGACAACGCCGTGCTCATCGAGGCCGCCAGCGCGGGCCGGCTGCTGTTCCGCGGCGCCGGCGCCGGGGGAGCGCCCACCGCCGGCGCGATCGTCGGTGACGTGGTGACGGCGGCGCGGCGGAGGTTGCTCGGGCAGCACGAGCCCGCCGTCCGCACCACCGTCGCGGACCGTGCCCGTGCCGCGGGAGGGCTGCGCGGCCGCTACCACCTCCGGGTGCGGGTCGACGGTTCCGCCACGTCACTCGACGACATCGTCTCCGCGCTGCGCCGCAACGAGGTGCGGGTCGGCTCCGTGCGGCGGCGTCGAACGGCGGGGCCGGACACCTGGGTTCTGGTCACCGAGCCCTGCCGGGAGGCGGACCTGCTCTCCGCCGTGGATTCCCTCAGCGCCCTGCCGTCGGTGGGCGACGTACCGCGGTTTCTGCGGATCCTCGATTCCGACGGTCAGGAGGTGGTCGATGGCCAGGGCTCCACGGCCGATCGCTGAAGTACCGGGACCCCTACGGGAGAATCATGACCATTTCGGGAAATTCCGCGCGACCGTTGGCGGAGAGCGCGGTGGTGGACCCTTTCGCTCTCTACCGCATCGTTGAAGCGCACACTCCGGACGCCGCCGCCATACGGAGTGCCGCGCTGAACGGCGCACTCAAACTGTTCTCTCCGGTGGTGGCGATCGCGGTGGCCGGAAGCATGCGTTCGTGCTGGGACGACGAATGCCGGCAACGCCATGCGTTTCTGGGAAGCAAACTGTCCGCGTTCTGCGAACGGGCCGGCCTGGAGATCGGGGCGGCGGACCCGGAGGCGGCCGTCACGGCCGGGCGCCTGTACGCGGCGTCCACCACCATGCGCATCGAGGGACCGGAGGTCCTGGCGGCCTGTCACGCCGCCCAGGTGGCCTCGGAACGCGACATCGAACTGCTGACCGTGAGCCGTGCGGCCTACTGCTACCGGGCCATCCACTCGGCCGGAATCCAGGTGGCCATGCGCACACTCTGACCGTCGTAGGCGGTTTCAACAAGTGCCCCGGCCGCGAAGGCGGCGTCCACGAAAGGGCAATCCCGCATCGCTGGATTGCCCCTGTGGTATGCCTGGAATTACTCGGCGCGCTTTCCTGACTGCTTACCCCAAGATCCTCTTGTGGTCGCTTCATGTTCAGGACATGATTATCGAGCTCAAGGGATCAGAAATCCCTGCGCCGTTTTCGTCAAAAGCGCGTACCAGACGGGGGTTTCATCTGTGAGTTCCACCACGCGAAGCAACGCCTCCGAGGTCGTGATGCGATCGTTCTTTGACCACGGGTTCATGAGTTTCACGGGTGTCCCGTGCTCGTTGCTCAAGGGGCTTTTCCGGATACTCGAGGATCCTCAGTGCCCCGCCCGTTACCTGCCGGCGCCGAGAGAGGACAGCGCGGTCGGCGTCGCCTCGGGGCTGACACTGGCCGGCAGCACGACCGTCGTCCTCATGCAGAACTCCGGCCTGGGCTATTCGCTCAACGTCCTCACCTCGTTCACGCTCGTCTACGACGTCCACCTGCCGCTGGTGGTGAGCTGGCGGGGGCACGACGGCAACGACGCGGTCGAACACGCCGTCATCGGGCGCGAGTTGACCCGACTGCTCGATGTGTTCCACCTGCCGTGGACGGTCCTCGACCCCGACGCGCCGCAGCAGTCCGTCGACGCCTTCCTCAAGCAGTACGACGGCGGCCGGCGCACCGCGGCCCTCATCGTCAAGGAAGGCGTGTGACCATGCTCGACATCCGCGACGCGATCCAAGCCGTCCGGGCCCGTGAACCGTCCGCGCGGTACGTCACGACCTGCGGCTACATCACCCGGGACGTCTACAACATCGACGACCGGGAGAACAACTTCTACCTCGTCGGCTCCATGGGGATGGCCGCACCGATCGGCCTCGGCGTGGCCCTGGCGGACGCCGGCCGACGGGTGGTGGTGCTCGACGGGGACGGCTCCTTCGCCATGAACCTCGGCTGCCTCCCGATGATCGCCGAACACCGGCCGGACCTGGTGCACTTCGTCCTGGACAACGGGGCCCACGAGAGCACCGGCGGACAGCGGACGGCGGCGCTCGGCGACCCGGTGTCGTTGGCCCTCGCCGCCGGATACGCCGCCGCGTACTCGGTGGGCAGCCGCGAGGAACTGGAGGCCCTCGACCTCACCGGCACCCCCGCACTGGTGCACGTCCGGTGCCGTCCCCGCACGCACGCGGCGGGACGCCGGGTGGCCCTGACCCCGCAGGAGCTCGTCTCCCGCTTCCGAGCGCATCTCGGCGTCCCGGCGCACGCCTGAAGGAGGATCGCGTGAAACCCGTACTACTCGACTGCACCCTGCGTGACGGGGGCAACCAGAACGACTGGCAGTTCACCCCGACCGACGTGCGGACCATCGTCAGCAGGCTCGACGCGGCGCGCGTCGACGTCATCGAGGTGGGGTACCGCGGCGGCTCGGGAAGCCGAAGCAGCTCGACCGCCGGGCCCACCGCGCACTGCACCCCCGAGTTCCTCGCGATACTGCCCTCCACCCGCCACGCCGAGTTGGCGGTCATGGTCGTCCCCACGGTCTGCCCCGTCGACGCCATGGACGACCTGCCCGACAGCCCGATCTCCATGGTCCGGATAGCCGCGTACCCCTGGAACATCGACGGCGTGCCCGAGTACGTCCGGGCGGCACGCGCCCTGGGACTGCGGACCACCGTCAACCTCATGGCCGTGAGCTATGCCGACCTTCCGCGACTGGCCGACATCGCGGCGACGGTGCGCACGGAGCTCCCCGACGTGATGTACGTGGCCGACTCCTTCGGTTCGCTCACGCCGGACAGCGTGCGCGAACGCATCGAGCTCCTCGCCGACCGGCTGGACCGCCCGATCGGCATCCACGCGCACAACAACCTCGGACTGGCCGCCGCCAACGCGCTGGCCGCCATGGAGGCCGGTGCGACCTGGCTGGACGCGTCGCTGTGCGCCATGGCCCGCGGGGCCGGCAACCTCGCCACGGAGCAGGCCGCCGCCTTCCTGACGGCGTGGCCGGCCTACGAGACGCACACCGACCTGCCCGCGATCTGCGAGGCCTCCGAGTATGTGGCCGAACGGGTGCTGCCCCGCCCGATGACCGTGCGCCGCGCCGAGATCGCGGCCGGCGTCAACGACCACCACTACTACTACCAGGGCCGCCTGGAGAAGGCCGCGGCCCGCCACGGCCTGGACCCGTGGGAGGTCGGCCGTCGGATCGGCGCCGTCCGCCCGCACAAGGTGCTCGACGATGTGATCGAGAGCGTGTGCCACGAGATGAGTGGAGGACTCCCCGCATGACCACCAGTCAACCGTCCGCACGGTCCAGTGCGGCGCAGGCGCTGCGCGCCGCCCTCGAGTCCCCCGGCCTGGCCCGGGCCATGGGAGCCCACAACCCGCTGAGCGCACGCCTCGCCGAGGAAGTCGGGTTCGACGTCATCTGGTCCAGCGGCTTGGAGATATCCGCCGCGGCCGGCGTGCCCGACGCCAACATCCTCGCGATGCCCGAGTGCCTGGAAGCGGCGGCCGGCCTGGCGAACGCCGTCGACCTGCCGGTGCTCGCGGACTGCGACTCCGGATTCGGCAACGTCAACAACGTCGTCCACATGGTGCGCGCCTACGAGTCCCGCGGGCTCGCCGGGGTCTGCATCGAGGACAAGCGGTTCCCCAAGCTCAACAGCTTCGTGGAGGGGGACCAGGAACTCGCCCCGCTCGGCGACTTCGCCGGCAAGGTCAGGGCTGCCACGGAGACCCGGGAGAACCTCGTCGTCGTCGCACGCCTGGAAGCGTTGATCTCCGGCAAGGGGATGGCCGAGGCGCTGCGCCGAGCCGAGGTCTACGAACGCGCCGGTGCCGACGCCCTGTTGATCCACTCGAAGCTCTCAGAGCCGGACGAGGTCTTCGCCTTCCGCGAGGCGTACACCGGTGACCTCCCGGTGGTCGTCGTCCCGACCACCTATCACCACGTCACGGTCGGCGAGCTGGAGGAGCGCGGCTTCGCCATGGCCATCTACGCCAACCACGCCCTGCGCAGTTCCCTGCGTGCCATGCGGGAGACACTGGGCAGGATCATGCGGGACGGGACCACCCGCCATGTGGAGGAGAGTCTGGCCTCGCTGAAGGAGATCTTCGACCTCCAGCGGGTGCCGCAGATGCTGGAGCAGCAGGCCCGGTACGAAGAGCTGGGCCGCGACCTGGCGGAGGCCGGACGATGACCGTGACGACGGGTACCGTCGTGCAGAGCCTGGCCTTCGCCGGCACCCGCCTGGACCTGGAGCTGGAGCCCGGCGCCGACATCAGCGGGGCGCTGGACTTCCTCGGGACGCACCTGGTCGCCGAACCGCCCGGCGACGGCACACACCGGAGCCCCGTCCTCGCCACCGTGCGCATCGCGGCGGCGGAGTCGGACCGCCATGCGCCCCCGGCCGGCACGCCGTGGGAGGACGTCTACGTCCGCAAGAGCGCCAGCGAGTTCTTCACCATCCCCGCGCGGCGCGCCGAGGCCCACGGGTGCGAGTACCTGGAGTGCACCAGGACCGGTACCCGCTTCGCCTTCGACCGCACCGCGCGGACCATCGACGCGGTGATCGGGCCGGACGGCACCATGGACCTCGTCGAACTGATCCGCGACCTCGTGCTCAAGGACCAGGAGAACTCCGGGGCGGCCGTGCTGCACGCGACGGCCGCGTATCGCGACGGCTCCGCCGTCCTGATCACCGGGGCGAAGGGCGCGGGCAAGAGCACGCTCCTGCTGGAGCTGGTAGAGAAGTTCGGCTACCAGATCATGAGCGGCGACAAGACCGTCCTGCACGAGCAGGCGGACGGCTCGGTGCTCGCCACCGGCTGGCCGGACTACCCGCACCTCGGGTACGGCACCATCGCCAAGTACCCCGGTCTGCGGGAGATCGCCGGGATCGCCGACGGCTACGCACCCGACGCCGGCCACGCGTTCTCGCCGGTGGGCAAGTTCGCGGTGGACCCGGCCCGGTTCCGGGAGCGCTTCCCCAGCGCGCCCCGCGGGGTGCGGGTGCCCGTCTCCGCGATCATCCACCCGTCCATCGGGCCCGGTGACCGCACGGTCCTGGAAGCCTGCCCGCCCGTGACGGAGGCGCTCGCGGCCGCACTCGACGCCAACGTGGAGTCGGCGTTCGACGGCGCGAACGCCGGGTGGCACCACTATCTGACGGATGCCCGCGCCGCCCAGGCGGACCGGCGGAGCCGGATCACGGCCGCCCTGGCGAGGGTCCCGGCATGGCAGCTGACCGGCCCCGGCGACCTGACGGCGGACAACGTCCCGCTGCCCGTGGCGGAGGCGAGTGCCACATGATCGAGCTGACGATCACCAGCACCGGTCTCAACTCCCACTACGACCTCACGGACGAGCTGACCGAGCGGTTGCGCGAGCACGGCGCGGGCGACGGGCTGGCCGGGGTCTTCGCCCATGGCAGCACGGTCGGGCTGACCATCATGCGGTACGAACCAGGGGCCGTGCAGGACCTGCTGCGGGCCCTGGAGCGGCTGGCACCGGACGACGGCAACCGCTACCTGCACGAGTTGACCACCGGCGACCCCAACGGCTTCTCGCACCTGAAGTCGTCCTTGCTCGGCACGAGTGTGCTGGTGCCCTTCCTCGACGGCGGACTGGGCATGTCGCCCTCGCACCGTGTGGTACTCGTCGACTTCGACCTGAAGCCGGCCACCCGAAGAGTCCTGATCGACCCGCCCCGCGCGGCCAAGGAGGAAAACCGGTGAAACTGCGTCTGGCCACCCCGGGGCCGACCGAGGTACCCCAGCGGCTCCTGCTGGCCGGGGCCCGGGAGATCGTTCATCACCGTTCGTCGGAGATGGAAGAGCTGATCCACGAGGTGAACGAGGGGCTGCCGCCGCTCTTCGGCACGACCCGCCCCGTCTACACCATCGCCGCGTCCGGCACCGGCGCCATGGAGGCGGCCGTCGCCAACTGCTTCTCCGCCGAGAACGAGGTTCTGGTCGTCTCGAACGGCTACTTCGGCGAACGCTTCCAGGCCATCTGCCGCAACTACGGACTCACCGTGCACGTGGTGGAGAGCGACTGGGGCACCAGCGCCGACCCGCAGCGGGTGGCCGAGGCGTACGCCCAGCACCCCGGGATCCGGGGCGTCTTCGTCGTCTACAGCGAGACGTCGACCGGCGCCCTGAACGACGTCGAAGCCATCGGGCGGATGTTCCGCGACACCGATGTGGTCGTCGTGGTGGATGCCGTCAGCGGACTGCTGGTGCACCCGCTGGAGATGGACGAGTGGGGCCTGGACGTCGTGCTCGCGGCCTCGCACAAGGGGTTCATGCTCCCGCCGGGCCTCGCCTTCGTCGCCCTGTCGGACAAGGCGTGGACGGCCGTGGGGAGTTCCTCCGGCCCGACCTACTACTGGTCGTTCGAGCGGCTGCGCCACTTCTACCCCATGTCCTCCTCGTCTCCTGCGGTCTCCCTGCTGCTCGGCCTGCACGAGTCGTTGAGGATGCTCGGCGAGGAAGGACTGCCCGCCTTCCGGACGCGGCACGCCACCCTGGGCAAGGCGGCCGAACGAGCCCTGCTGGAACTGGGCTTCACCACGTTCATCCGGCCCCCGCACCGCCGCAGCCACGTCATCACCTCGGCCCTGGCACCCGAGGGCGTCGACACCACCCGGCTGCTGAAGACCCTGTCCACGCAGTACGGGCTGACCATGACCGGGGGGCAGGCCCACCTCAAGGGCAAGCTGATCCGGGTGGGACACGTGGGCGCGGCGGACGCCCTCGACCTGTGCGCGGTGGTCGGGGCCCTGGAGATGTCCCTGCTCGCCCTCGGGCACCGCTTCACTCCGGGCACCGGCGTCGGTGAAGTCGTCCGTACCTTCCACGAAGAGGTGAAGTGATGCTCGTCCTGTTCCAGCGGGAGACCTGCCCCGACTGCAAGCCCGTACGGGAACTGCTGACCCGGCTCCAGATCTCGTACATCAACGTCAACGTCCCCAAGCCGCGCGACGAACGGCATGAGCTGATCCGGGTGACCGGCAGCAAGTTCATCCCCGCCCTGGTCGACGGGGCGACCGTGATCCCGGGCAGGCTGCGGGAGAACAGCGAGATCATCGCCTATCTCACGGAGCGGTTCGGCGAGCCGCGCGCGGACGGGTCCGGGGAGCCACAGCCGGAGTCCGCGGCATGAGCGACGGCTCCGGACCGGTCGTCGCGATCGTCGCGGGTACCCCGCAACTGGTGGACGCGGCACGGGCGCTGGACGTGCGGACGGTCTTCGTGCACGCCGCGGACGAGCCGCGGCCGCGGTCCGCGGACGCGGCCGATCACGCGGTCGCCGCGGACCTCGCGGACGACGCTGCGGTCCTCGCGGCGCTGGCCCCGTTCCACGAGCGGTACCGGCTGGTCCGCGTGCTGTCCCTGACCGAGCGCGGGCTGCTGCCCGCCGCCGCGGCGGCGGAAGCGCTCGGCGTGGCCGGGAACTCCCTGCACACCGTCCGCCTGCTCCAGGACAAGCGGCGGATGCGGGAGCTGCTCGCCGCCCGAGGACTCAGCCCGGTCCGGAGCCGTTCCCTCCTCTCCCCCGCCGACCTCGCCGGCTTCTGCCGGGAGGTCGGCGGGCCGGTGATCCTCAAACCGGCCGGCGGTTCGTCCAGCAAGGCCGTGGTCCGGGTTGCGGAACCGCGGGACGCGGAAGCCGCCTGGCGGTGGTTCGGCACGGCCGGCGGCACCGACCCCGTCGCGGAGGAGTTCCTCGGCGGGCCGGAGATCAGCGTGGAGGGGTTCACCCACCGAGGGCGGCACACCGTCGTGGCGATCACCGACAAGCAGGTGCTGCCCTCGTTCGTGGAGGCCGGGCACACCATGCCCAGTGCACTTCCCCCGGCGGTGCTGGAGGAGGCCGCGGCGCTGACGCTGGCGTTCCTGGACGCCGTCGGCCTGCGCGAGGGACCCTCCCACACAGAGCTGAAGATCACCGAGCGCGGTCCTCGGATCATCGAGTCCCACAACCGCATCGGCGGGGACAAGATCCGCGAACTAGTGCGCCGGGCCCACGGCGTCGACCTGGTCGGTCTCACGGTGGGGTGCCCGCTCGGGCTGCTCCCCGCGCCACCGGGACGGCCGGCCGCCCTCGGCGGCGCCGCCATCCGATTCCTGACCCCGCCGCCCGGAACGGTCCGGCGGATCCGCACACCCGACACCGGCGCGGGACCGGACGTGATCAGGCTCGAGGTCGGCGTCGGCGAGGTGATCGGCCCGGTGCTCCGTTCCGAGGACCGCGCCGGGTACGTGCTGACCGGCGGCACCGACGCGGCGGACGCCGCCCGGCGCTGCGAGCGCCTCGCGGAACAGGTGCTGATCGAGGTGGATCCGGCCGGACGGCCGGCGGACCGGCCGGCCGGAGGCTGAGCGATGCGCTACGCCGTCGTCACCGACATCCACGGCAACACCACCGGTCTGCGCGCGGTCCTGGCACGGGTGCGGGACCAGCACGTGCACCAGGTCGTCTGCCTGGGCGACGTCTTCGAGTGCCACGTCGGCAAACGGGACGTCGCGGGCCACACGTTCTCGCGCGTCGACGAGGTCTTCGACCAGGACCCCGAGCTGGTCGCCCTGCTGGACGGCGCACGGGTCGTACGGGGCAACCAGGAAGAGCGCATCAGCACGCTCGTCCCCGGTCCGGCCCGCCCCGCATGGGCACGTCCGGTGCTCGACGCGCCGCTGTCGTTCCACACGGACTTCGCCACGTACTGTCACGGTCACGCGCTGCCATCCTGGCAGGAGCCCGAACCGGGCCTATGGTGCCCCCTGGAGGCCGGGTTCACCGGGCGGGCCCTCTTCCACGGCCACCATCACCGCAGCGCCGTGCACCGGCTGCCGGCCACCGGGCGGGCCTGGGCCGACGTGGTGAGCATCCCGCTCCGCCTCGGCGAGGCCGTGCACCTCGCCCCGGACGGCCGGTACCTCGTCAACGTCGGTCCGGTCCGCGGGCCGGTCCCGACCTGGGCCGTCGTCGACGAGGTGGAGGCGACCGTCACCTACTACCGAATCGAGGCGCCCGGATGACCCGCCAGGTCCTGCTGCTCAACTCCGACAAGCCCGAGGTCGTACGCGCCTTGGCGGACCGCGCCGACCTGCGGGTCCGGGTACTCACCCGCAAGGCGTACGCCGGGCTCTACACCGGCTGGGAGACCGCCTTCGTCGACAGCTTCGAAGACCTCTCGCAGGTCGAGCGCGCCGCGTACGAACTCGTCAGCGGCGGCCCGGTCGACCACGTCATCGCCGCCACCGAGAAGAGCGTCCTGCCGGCCGGGCTCATCCGGTCCCTGCTGGGTCTGCCCGGGCCGACCTTCGACCAGTCCCTGTGGGCGGCCCACAAGCGCGCCATGAAGGCGAGACTGCGGTCCGCCGGTCTGCCGGTGGCGGACTTCGCGCAGGCCGCGACCGTCGACGACATCCCGCGGGCCGCACGGCGGATCGGCTGGCCGGTGATGGTCAAGCCGGTGTTCGGCTCCGGTTCCCGGTGCACCTACCGCCTCGACTCCCAGGAGGAGTTCGACGCCCGGCGGCTGTCGGGCGGCTTCGAGGCCCTCGCGGCGCGCCGCGTCCCCGTCCAGGTCGAGCGCCTCGTGCGATTCCGCGACGAGTACCACTGCGACGGTGTCGTACGCGGTGGCCGGGTCCGGCTGGCGGCGGTCTCCCGCTACTTCACCCCGCCGCTGCACACCCCGCACGAGTACAGCAGCGGCTACCTCATTGCCCAGGACGACCCGTTCGCCAAAGACGTGCTCGCCCTGCACGACCGGGTGGCCGAGGCGCTCGAACTGTCCGACGGCGTGACGCACCTCGAGGTCTTCGAGACCGCCGAGGGACCGTTGATCGGAGAAGTCGCGATCAGGCCGGGGGGCCTGGGCGTCTCGCGTATGTGGTGGCACGCCTTCGGCATCGACCTGTGGGAGGAGTTCGTCCGGGCCTCCCTCGACGAGCCGTCGGAGCTCGTCCCCCGCCCCCAGGAGCGGACCGTCGGCCGCACGCAGCTGCCGGCTCGGGACGGCCTGCCGGAACAGGCCCTCGCCCTGCCCGGGGTCGTCGAAGCCCTGCCCCCGGAACAGAGCGGAACCGGCAACGTCGAAGTGCACTACGCCGTCGACGGGCCCGAGGCGGCCCGCCGGCTCAACGACCGGCTGCACGCGCTCGGGGGGCCGCGGTGAGGGGCTCGCTGGTCCACAGACTGCTGCCCGCCCCGGGAGCACCGCGCCTGCTCGCCGCCTCGTGGCTGATCAAGACGCTGGGCAGCGGTCTGTACCTGCCGACCAGCGTGCTGTTCTTCACTCGTGTCGCGGGCCTCTCCGCCGGCCGGGTCGCTCTCGGCCTCACCCTCGCCGGGCTGATATCCCTCGCCGGAGCGGTACCGCTCGGCGGCCTGGCGGACCGCTACGGCCCGCGCCGCACCTACGGCGTCCTGCTCATCGTGCAGTTCGCGACCATGGCCATGCTCGCGCTGGTCCGCTCCTTCCCCTTGTTCCTGGCGCTGATCGTTGTCTTCACGCTGGCCGAACAGGGCAGCAGCGCGGCCCGCGGAGCGCTGATCGCCGTGGTCGGCGAGGGGGCCGAGCGGGTGCGGCTGCGGGCGTACCTCCGGGTCGTGACGAACGTGGGGGTGGCCATCGGCGCGGGACTGGCGGCCATCGCCATCGACCTGGGGACCACCCTCGCCTTCACGGTTCTGCTGCTGGGCACGGCGCTGACGTTCCCGGCCGCCGCGATCCCCTTGCGCGGACTGGCCGCGGACGCCGTCGTGGCCGGCGGGAAGGCGGTTCCGCGGTCGTCGCGCCGGCAGGTGTTCCGCGATTCCCGGTACGTCTGGGTCACGGCGATCTGCGGTGTGCTCAGCCTGCAGTCGCAGGTCCTCTCCTTCGCCGTGCCGCTCTGGGTCGTCAACCACACGGCTGCTCCCCCGCTGACCGTCTCCGTCATCGTCGTGCTCAACGCGGCCATGGTCGTCCTCCTGCAGATCCGCGCGAGCCGCGGGGCGGACGACGATGCGCGCGCGGCACGCCTGTGCCGGCGCGCCGGGCTGAGCCTGCTGGCCGCGTGCGTGGTGGTGGTCTTCACGCGTGCGGCGGCGCCCTGGCTCGCCGTGCTGCTGCTCATCGTCTTCGCGGTGCTGCTGACGGCCGGTGAACTCTGGACCTCGGCCGGGTCGTTCGGCCTGAGCTTCACCCTCGCGCCGGACGGCGCGCACGGCCAGTACCAGGGCTTCTTCTCCCTCGGCCGTGGAGTGGCGACGGCCGTCGCCCCGTGGCTGCTGTCCACGCTGTGCCTGTCGGACGACGGCGGGCGCGGCTGGCTGGCCCTGGGCGCGCTGTTCGCCCTCGTCGGCGCACTCATGCCGGTCGCCGTCCGCCGCTCTCCCCTGCGCGTCGCCGCCTAGTACTCCGGTCTGGTTCCGTGATCCGTCTGGTGAGTTGGTCAGTCGACCCTGGTCGGTAGTGGCTGCGGCGGGCTGTCGCTTGGTGTCGTCGCCGCAATCCGCACCGAGCCGGAAGGTCCTCACCTGGTTCAAGATCCCTCAGCCGGGACTTGGCTCACCGTCCACGACCTCCCCGGACAGAACACCTAGCGCGGCGGACGCGATGCAGGAGGTCCCGGTGGGCGAGGGGAGTGACGATCCGACGATGGTGGTCGGGTGCCTGCGCTAGCAGCTCCTCCGCCGTTCGAGGAAGGGCTTCGAGGTGCTTGTCGCGCGGAGACAGGACTTCGGCTGCGACGAGCAGGGCGCGGACGTATCGGGTGGCCGGCGCGCCGGCCAGCTCGTCGAACTGCTGGTGGGTCGGCTTCGCGCCAGCGCGCGTGGGCTCGTTCGGTAGATCGTGAACCCCGTCGCGGGACAGCCGGTAGGTCACGCTGTGCGGCCGCCCGGCGCCGACCGGGGCCAGGTACGCGGCCCCAGGAGGGAGGGCAGAGCCTGCGCGTCACCGCCGGGTCGCTCGGCCGGTTGGGCCTCGGGGAGACACCGTGAGCACAACTGGACGCGGTAGGTGCCACCGCTGCTGGAACCGCACCCCTCACAGGCGCAGGTGGGGTCCGATCCGACGCGGGGACCGCAACCGAGCGGGGGTGATCCAGGCGCGGCCGGGGAACGGGCTCCGGTTCAAGGCTCGGGCTGCCTGCTCAGCGGAGGGGCTCCCCGGGGCCGACGTGACGTGGGTGAGGACGGCTTCTCGGGCTGTCCCGGCCTTGGGCTGCACGTCCACGTCAGGTCCGGTCGGCGGATCGTGGTGCGTCGGGCCGCCGGCGGGGGTCCATCGGCATCGGCGAGTCGGAGCCGGCCTCTCCACCGCCTGCCGCAACTCGCCGTGACGGTGCGGACCGTATGTGGCACGGGGTGCAGTACGGCAGCCCGGCGACACGGGTGGAGGCGGCGCGGACAGCGCGGGCGGGCCCGGGCGGGCGCGGCGCGGGCGACGGGCCCGTGCGGGCGGCCCGGACCGGCCCGCGCCGCCCACACCGGTCAGCTCGTCCGCTCCACGTCCATCGCGCCGCGCCACACCCTCACGTCGAGGGTGATGTAGTCGCTGGGGTCGGATTCGGGCGAGAAGCCGACGACGGTCAGCAGGGCCACGTCCCCGGCGCCGTTCTGCAGGCACATGCGGGATCCCTTG from Streptomyces sp. MRC013 includes the following:
- a CDS encoding YjbQ family protein; amino-acid sequence: MIELTITSTGLNSHYDLTDELTERLREHGAGDGLAGVFAHGSTVGLTIMRYEPGAVQDLLRALERLAPDDGNRYLHELTTGDPNGFSHLKSSLLGTSVLVPFLDGGLGMSPSHRVVLVDFDLKPATRRVLIDPPRAAKEENR
- a CDS encoding glutaredoxin domain-containing protein, producing the protein MLVLFQRETCPDCKPVRELLTRLQISYINVNVPKPRDERHELIRVTGSKFIPALVDGATVIPGRLRENSEIIAYLTERFGEPRADGSGEPQPESAA
- a CDS encoding thiamine pyrophosphate-dependent enzyme, which translates into the protein MLDIRDAIQAVRAREPSARYVTTCGYITRDVYNIDDRENNFYLVGSMGMAAPIGLGVALADAGRRVVVLDGDGSFAMNLGCLPMIAEHRPDLVHFVLDNGAHESTGGQRTAALGDPVSLALAAGYAAAYSVGSREELEALDLTGTPALVHVRCRPRTHAAGRRVALTPQELVSRFRAHLGVPAHA
- a CDS encoding isocitrate lyase/phosphoenolpyruvate mutase family protein, which produces MTTSQPSARSSAAQALRAALESPGLARAMGAHNPLSARLAEEVGFDVIWSSGLEISAAAGVPDANILAMPECLEAAAGLANAVDLPVLADCDSGFGNVNNVVHMVRAYESRGLAGVCIEDKRFPKLNSFVEGDQELAPLGDFAGKVRAATETRENLVVVARLEALISGKGMAEALRRAEVYERAGADALLIHSKLSEPDEVFAFREAYTGDLPVVVVPTTYHHVTVGELEERGFAMAIYANHALRSSLRAMRETLGRIMRDGTTRHVEESLASLKEIFDLQRVPQMLEQQARYEELGRDLAEAGR
- a CDS encoding alanine--glyoxylate aminotransferase family protein codes for the protein MKLRLATPGPTEVPQRLLLAGAREIVHHRSSEMEELIHEVNEGLPPLFGTTRPVYTIAASGTGAMEAAVANCFSAENEVLVVSNGYFGERFQAICRNYGLTVHVVESDWGTSADPQRVAEAYAQHPGIRGVFVVYSETSTGALNDVEAIGRMFRDTDVVVVVDAVSGLLVHPLEMDEWGLDVVLAASHKGFMLPPGLAFVALSDKAWTAVGSSSGPTYYWSFERLRHFYPMSSSSPAVSLLLGLHESLRMLGEEGLPAFRTRHATLGKAAERALLELGFTTFIRPPHRRSHVITSALAPEGVDTTRLLKTLSTQYGLTMTGGQAHLKGKLIRVGHVGAADALDLCAVVGALEMSLLALGHRFTPGTGVGEVVRTFHEEVK
- a CDS encoding homoserine dehydrogenase; its protein translation is MNTRPLKVAVLGCGVVGTKVVRLLHDRRSALADRMGAPVEIAGVAVRDLQRPRDLGIDPALLTNDPLELVKRDGIDIVVELLGGIEPARSLMVTAMERGASVVSANKAVVAEHGPVLHEIAARHGVDLLYEASVAAAIPLLRPLRDSLGGDDVTRVVGIVNGTTNYVLDRMTETGSGLDAALREAIERGYAEADPTADVEGTDAAAKAVILGSLAFHSWMSPTDVYREGITGVTAEDVADARACDCVVKLVAVLERTAAQDEFLVRVQPMMVPRTHPLAEVKGADNAVLIEAASAGRLLFRGAGAGGAPTAGAIVGDVVTAARRRLLGQHEPAVRTTVADRARAAGGLRGRYHLRVRVDGSATSLDDIVSALRRNEVRVGSVRRRRTAGPDTWVLVTEPCREADLLSAVDSLSALPSVGDVPRFLRILDSDGQEVVDGQGSTADR